One segment of Brassica napus cultivar Da-Ae chromosome C3, Da-Ae, whole genome shotgun sequence DNA contains the following:
- the LOC106403614 gene encoding uncharacterized protein LOC106403614, whose protein sequence is MVSISFPAAERSVMMVSEEISVIIKGETPIKRPDPGSFVLDCNIRNKSFPRSLCDLCSSVNLMPHSVAISLGYDKFKPTKITLVLDDRSVRLPEGVLDDVPIRINDCHVPMDFVVLKYRNEPKDPLILGRPFLATAGAIIDVKEGRISLNIGIIPMTFDMDKLIRRPLIDKQTSYVDAICELTEEYFINM, encoded by the coding sequence ATGGTATCCATCAGCTTTCCAGCCGCTGAGCGTAGCGTCATGATGGTTTCAGAGGAAATAAGTGTAATAATCAAAGGCGAAACTCCGATCAAGAGACCCGATCCGGGCAGTTTTGTTTTGGATTGCAACATACGAAATAAAAGTTTTCCTCGATCCCTTTGTGACCTATGTTCCAGCGTGAACCTCATGCCGCACTCTGTCGCAATATCCCTAGGATACGACAAGTTCAAACCTACCAAAATAACTCTGGTTCTGGACGATAGATCAGTTAGATTACCTGAGGGAGTGCTTGACGACGTGCCGATAAGGATTAATGATTGTCATGTCCCAATGGATTTCGTGGTGCTAAAATACCGAAATGAACCAAAGGATCCCCTCATTTTAGGTAGACCGTTTCTAGCTACAGCAGGTGCGATAATCGATGTCAAGGAGGGTAGAATAAGTCTAAACATCGGAATCATTCCGATGACCTTCGACATGGATAAGCTGATAAGACGACCTTTAATCGATAAACAGACTTCCTATGTGGATGCTATCTGCGAATTGACTGAAGAATATTTCATAAACATGTGA
- the LOC106403617 gene encoding uncharacterized protein LOC106403617 yields the protein MVSNSFPATERNAMMVSEEVSAIIQGEIPIKRPDSGSYVLDCNIRNKNFPRSLCDLGSSVNLMPHSVAISLGFDKFKPTKITLVLADRSVRLPEGVLDDVPIRINGCHVPTDFVVLKYQNEPKDLLILGRPFLATAGAIIDVKEGRICLNIGNIPMTFDMDNLMRRPLIDKQTSYVDEICELDEESFINSCSYDPLEKVLTTGEEETFSVDSRAEEYTRLMDASMETGSVDDIEDDASEINVERYLLKAVDRQPSSSKEWDPEKAPKIELKQLPVGLKYAFLYKYSYPVFVNANLTNGELALLLYKLHKYRKALGYSLEDIPGISPDLCMHRIYLEDGS from the coding sequence aTGGTATCCAACAGCTTCCCAGCCACTGAGCGCAACGCCATGATGGTTTCAGAGGAAGTAAGTGCAATAATCCAAGGCGAGATCCCAATCAAGAGACCCGATTCGGGCAGTTATGTTTTAGATTGCAATATACGGAACAAAAATTTTCCTCGATCCCTTTGTGACCTAGGTTCCAGCGTGAACCTCATGCCACATTCTGTCGCAATATCCCTAGGATTCGACAAGTTCAAACCTACCAAAATAACTTTGGTTCTGGCCGATAGATCCGTTAGACTACCTGAGGGAGTGCTTGACGACGTGCCAATAAGGATTAATGGCTGTCACGTCCCAACGGATTTCGTAGTATTGAAATACCAAAATGAACCAAAAGATCTCCTAATTTTGGGTAGACCATTCCTAGCCACTGCAGGTGCGATAATCGATGTCAAGGAGGGTAGGATATGTCTAAACATTGGAAACATTCCGATGACTTTTGACATGGACAACCTGATGAGACGACCCTTGATCGATAAACAGACTTCCTACGTGGACGAAATATGTGAATTGGATGAAGAATCTTTCATAAATTCATGCTCATACGACCCTTTGGAGAAAGTACTCACAACTGGTGAAGAGGAAACTTTCAGTGTCGATAGTAGAGCTGAGGAATACACACGATTAATGGACGCAAGTATGGAAACTGGAAGCGTCGATGACATAGAGGATGACGCTTCGGAAATCAATGTCGAACGATATCTACTAAAagctgtcgatcgacaaccatcctCCTCGAAGGAATGGGATCCCGAAAAGGCACCAAAGATTGAGTTAAAACAGCTGCCCGTTGGACTCAAATAtgcctttctctataaatattcATACCCAGTATTCGTGAATGCCAACCTCACAAATGGAGAACTTGCGCTGTTACTATATAAACTACACAAATACAGGAAGGCCCTCGGGTACTCTCTCGAAGACATTCCTGGCATTTCTCCAGATCTGTGCATGCACCGGATTTACCTAGAAGACGGTTCGTAA
- the LOC106403615 gene encoding uncharacterized protein LOC106403615, with protein sequence MPRKFSFTCVKAYDSTTDPDDHVSQYRQRMLAVALPKGSREATMCKGFGSTLTGPALPWYINLPSRSIASFAVLSDKFVEQFTSSRDLDKASDSLYEILQHRAEPLRGYIARFNQEKVAILECSIPTTISDFKRGLLPDGDLYKELTKFQCKTMEDVLSRAWAHVKWEEDVASRAKAPQKPDPKTIRPDRTERDEKPSQRSAKYSKNRNRGRYQNRLIEKAEGTAVSTWADISHLSVSRPELVNVLRQMCQQVKWPQKMKAPDSFRNPGFWCDFHRDHGHKTEDCIALKIEVYELFRKGHLRDFLSDKAKSHLSKETTGKPTEAAPVSPPRQDRVIHVISAGSEISDISHAAAKKSTWNANHGLEAAKPKCLLLGIDEISFTAKEQEKVLTPHHDALVISLTVANCLVKRILVDNGSSGNIIFQAAYMT encoded by the coding sequence ATGCCCAGGAAGTTCTCTTTCACCTGCGTAAAGGCGTACGACAGCACCACTGATCCGGACGACCACGTCTCCCAATACAGACAAAGGATGCTCGCCGTAGCACTCCCAAAGGGGTCACGCGAAGCTACCATGTGCAAAGGTTTCGGCTCCACCCTGACCGGACCCGCTCTGCCGTGGTATATCAACTTACCCTCCCGGTCCATAGCCTCCTTTGCGGTTCTCAGCGACAAATTTGTGGAGCAATTCACCAGCAGCAGGGACCTGGATAAGGCTTCTGACAGCCTCTACGAAATCCTCCAGCATCGAGCAGAACCCCTGCGAGGCTACATAGCCCGCTTTAATCAAGAGAAGGTGGCTATCCTCGAATGCAGTATCCCCACTACTATCTCCGATTTCAAGAGAGGTCTGCTCCCCGACGGAGACCTCTACAAGGAGCTGACCAAATTTCAGTGCAAAACCATGGAAGACGTCTTATCTCGAGCCTGGGCACATGTCAAATGGGAGGAAGACGTCGCCAGCCGGGCCAAAGCGCCGCAAAAGCCAGATCCCAAGACGATCAGACCAGACCGAACTGAGCGAGACGAGAAACCCTCTCAAAGATCAGCTAAGTACTCCAAAAATCGAAACCGGGGCAGGTACCAGAACCGGCTGATCGAGAAGGCAGAAGGGACGGCAGTGTCCACGTGGGCAGACATCTCTCACCTCTCCGTCTCAAGGCCGGAGCTGGTCAATGTTCTGAGGCAGATGTGCCAGCAGGTCAAGTGGCCTCAGAAGATGAAAGCTCCCGACTCTTTCCGGAACCCTGGCTTCTGGTGCGACTTCCATCGAGACCACGGTCACAAAACGGAGGACTGCATCGCACTAAAGATCGAGGTCTACGAACTGTTTAGGAAAGGGCACCTCAGGGATTTCCTTTCCGATAAGGCCAAGAGCCATCTAAGCAAGGAGACAACGGGTAAGCCCACTGAAGCTGCTCCCGTCTCGCCACCGCGACAGGACCGAGTGATACATGTCATTTCGGCCGGTTCAGAAATTAGCGACATAAGCCATGCAGCTGCAAAGAAAAGCACTTGGAACGCCAATCACGGCCTAGAGGCAGCCAAGCCAAAATGTCTGCTCCTAGGAATAGACGAGATTAGCTTCACGGCCAAGGAGCAGGAGAAAGTCCTCACTCCGCATCATGACGCCCTGGTTATCTCGCTCACTGTAGCAAACTGCCTGGTAAAAAGGATACTGGTAGATAATGGAAGCTCcggcaacatcatcttccaggcCGCATACATGACCTAG